From Haloarcula sp. CBA1127, a single genomic window includes:
- a CDS encoding AMP-binding protein, which translates to MSERTPQEWVGAWSERRAALTPDREGLVDATTGERFTYAELDRRANRTARLLRQCGVGAEGEGVGTVAVVSRNRPAVVDLFFATAKMGSRLAPLSHRLASPELAELLDRVDPELLVVEAPFAETVSTALETADATAPQLIHLETATDGASSAPTLDSTPYASALPEDDTPVETATPAPDDTHLLLHTGGSTGTPKETELTHRGIVWNSLNTITAWGLREDDVTPMVFPMFHTGGWNVLTVPLWHMGGTVVIAREFDPGDVLAAIDTEGGTVLVAVPAVLRMMTDHDRWAETDLSSLRFAKSGGGPCRKSVMEAWWDRGVDLSQGYGLTECGPNNFAMPEDWPREKAGSVGKPVLHVDARVVEPEDRDDEGSPAGSRDPVDPGTVGELQLRSPHAATGYLDNPEATAETFGDGWVSTGDLARVDADGYYYIEGRTKHMFVSGGENVFPAEVEDAIADHPMVGEVVVIPVPDDRWGQVGKAVIEPASSATTDSAGDRPLTLDDLRTFLDDRLARYKHPRDIAFVEAMPTNGPDKIDRGAVSDRFVP; encoded by the coding sequence ATGTCTGAAAGGACGCCACAGGAGTGGGTCGGTGCCTGGAGCGAGCGCCGGGCCGCGCTCACCCCGGACCGCGAGGGATTGGTGGATGCGACGACCGGCGAGCGGTTCACCTACGCCGAACTGGACCGGCGAGCGAACCGGACCGCTCGCCTGCTCCGGCAGTGTGGGGTCGGTGCGGAGGGCGAGGGGGTCGGCACTGTCGCCGTCGTCTCGCGGAACCGTCCTGCCGTCGTTGACCTGTTCTTCGCCACCGCAAAAATGGGGAGCCGACTGGCCCCACTGTCCCACCGGCTCGCGTCCCCGGAACTCGCCGAACTCCTTGACCGCGTGGACCCGGAACTCCTCGTTGTTGAGGCTCCCTTCGCCGAGACTGTCTCGACTGCTCTGGAGACAGCCGATGCGACGGCTCCCCAACTCATCCATCTCGAAACCGCCACCGACGGCGCGTCTTCGGCTCCCACGCTCGACAGCACGCCCTACGCTTCGGCCCTCCCCGAGGACGACACACCCGTCGAGACAGCAACGCCGGCCCCCGACGACACGCACCTCCTCCTGCACACCGGTGGATCGACGGGGACGCCAAAGGAGACGGAACTAACCCACCGCGGCATCGTCTGGAACTCCCTGAACACGATTACGGCCTGGGGACTGCGCGAGGACGACGTGACGCCGATGGTGTTCCCGATGTTTCACACCGGTGGCTGGAACGTTCTCACCGTCCCGCTGTGGCACATGGGCGGGACAGTCGTCATCGCCAGGGAGTTCGACCCCGGCGATGTGCTGGCGGCCATTGATACTGAGGGCGGGACCGTCCTTGTCGCCGTCCCCGCAGTCCTCCGGATGATGACGGACCACGACCGCTGGGCGGAGACGGACCTCTCGTCGCTCCGCTTCGCCAAATCCGGCGGCGGCCCCTGTCGCAAAAGTGTGATGGAGGCGTGGTGGGACCGTGGTGTCGACCTTTCGCAGGGATATGGCCTCACCGAGTGCGGCCCAAACAACTTCGCGATGCCCGAGGACTGGCCCCGTGAAAAGGCCGGTTCAGTCGGCAAGCCAGTGTTGCACGTCGACGCCAGAGTCGTCGAACCCGAAGACCGTGACGACGAAGGCAGCCCCGCCGGTTCACGGGACCCGGTCGACCCCGGCACCGTCGGCGAACTCCAGTTGCGCTCGCCCCACGCCGCGACGGGCTACCTCGACAACCCCGAGGCCACCGCTGAGACGTTCGGCGACGGCTGGGTGTCGACCGGCGACCTCGCCCGTGTTGACGCGGACGGCTACTACTACATCGAGGGCCGCACCAAGCATATGTTCGTCAGCGGCGGCGAGAACGTCTTTCCCGCGGAGGTCGAGGACGCTATCGCCGACCATCCAATGGTCGGTGAAGTCGTCGTGATTCCGGTCCCCGACGACAGGTGGGGACAGGTCGGAAAGGCCGTCATCGAGCCCGCGTCCAGCGCCACGACCGACAGCGCTGGCGACCGGCCCCTGACGCTCGACGACCTCCGAACGTTCCTCGACGACCGCCTAGCACGGTACAAGCACCCCCGCGATATCGCGTTCGTCGAGGCGATGCCGACCAACGGTCCAGACAAGATCGATCGGGGTGCGGTCTCGGACCGCTTTGTGCCGTAA
- a CDS encoding alpha/beta fold hydrolase: MTAEPDYLKDIQPESVSMQYATNDGVDIAYEREGPSDAETVVFVEGIGYGRWMWLWQQEALVEEYQTIVWDNRGTGDSDEPEGPYTMSQMASDLEAVLDDAGIEQAHVVGASMGGMIAQQYALEYDRAQSLTLMCTSPGGPEAKPVPEKTQQRMFAVPDDLDERELRRYKMQPALSESFMDAHEDLIERIIDWRIDSDASDRALEWQGAAVQAFDASDRLSEITVPALVIHGTADEVVPYENGKLLARGLPNADFITVHSGPHLLFIEEYERVNTQIREFIGDV, encoded by the coding sequence ATGACTGCGGAACCGGATTACTTGAAGGATATCCAACCAGAATCAGTCAGTATGCAATACGCGACTAACGACGGCGTCGACATCGCCTACGAGCGCGAGGGGCCGTCGGACGCCGAAACCGTCGTCTTCGTCGAAGGCATCGGCTACGGCCGCTGGATGTGGCTGTGGCAACAGGAGGCGCTCGTCGAGGAGTATCAGACAATCGTGTGGGACAACCGCGGAACCGGGGACTCCGACGAACCCGAGGGACCGTACACGATGAGCCAGATGGCGAGTGACTTAGAGGCCGTACTCGACGACGCCGGCATCGAACAGGCCCACGTCGTCGGGGCCAGCATGGGCGGGATGATCGCCCAGCAGTACGCCCTGGAGTACGACCGGGCGCAGTCGCTGACGCTCATGTGTACCTCACCGGGCGGGCCGGAAGCCAAGCCTGTTCCAGAGAAGACACAGCAGCGGATGTTTGCCGTCCCCGACGACCTCGACGAGCGCGAACTCCGGCGGTACAAGATGCAGCCAGCGCTCTCAGAGTCGTTCATGGACGCCCACGAGGACCTCATCGAGCGCATTATCGACTGGCGCATCGACAGCGACGCCAGCGACCGGGCACTGGAATGGCAAGGCGCGGCGGTCCAAGCGTTCGATGCGTCGGACCGCCTCAGTGAGATCACAGTTCCGGCTCTGGTCATCCACGGGACTGCTGACGAGGTAGTCCCCTACGAGAACGGGAAACTGCTGGCGCGGGGCTTGCCAAACGCCGACTTCATCACCGTTCACAGCGGCCCGCACTTGCTGTTCATCGAGGAATACGAGCGCGTCAACACACAGATACGGGAGTTTATCGGCGATGTCTGA
- a CDS encoding branched-chain amino acid ABC transporter permease, whose protein sequence is MYHTLLNSAVSAETQMLLPTVETMVGVLYFGLFAISFDFISGYTGYLSFGHAVFYGTGAYTVILIANGKVPLLGPGTPFMLSLLVGGCIAIVLAILVGLVSFRLSGVYFAMITLGFAQVFYVFVRGWDYVATNPRDGPAVGPSHAEGFQIGVPAIDQLSLSIGVLTGDEVALLGSMLSGTEVSYYMIGLVVLACYFAMQRIIHSPFGRVMLAIRENEERAVAIGYNTYLYKLGAFAISGFFAAVAGGLFAGFKRSASPENSFYFLVTGDALLASIIGGFGTLAGSLYGHLFDETVREFLSKAGQGGGLLPYLRALLGQETLDATLVGDTTIGGLIDLLLNGHASLYVGLVFVLFVLYVPDGLLGTLRARLGGTFAEALPAKLWGDSE, encoded by the coding sequence GTGTACCACACGCTGTTGAACTCGGCGGTCAGCGCCGAGACGCAGATGCTCCTGCCGACGGTGGAGACGATGGTCGGCGTGCTGTACTTCGGCCTCTTTGCTATCTCGTTTGACTTCATCAGCGGTTACACCGGCTACCTCTCGTTCGGCCATGCGGTGTTCTACGGCACCGGCGCGTACACGGTCATCCTCATCGCCAACGGGAAGGTCCCGCTGCTCGGCCCTGGGACGCCGTTCATGCTGTCGCTGCTCGTCGGCGGCTGCATTGCTATCGTGCTGGCCATACTTGTCGGCCTCGTCTCGTTCCGCCTCTCTGGTGTCTACTTCGCGATGATCACCCTCGGCTTCGCGCAGGTGTTCTACGTGTTCGTCCGCGGCTGGGACTACGTGGCGACCAACCCCCGCGACGGTCCGGCGGTCGGGCCAAGCCACGCCGAGGGGTTCCAGATCGGGGTTCCAGCTATCGACCAGCTCTCGCTGTCGATCGGCGTCCTCACCGGCGACGAGGTGGCTCTGCTCGGGTCGATGCTGTCCGGCACAGAAGTGTCCTACTACATGATCGGCCTCGTCGTCCTGGCCTGCTACTTCGCTATGCAGCGCATCATCCACTCTCCCTTTGGCCGAGTAATGCTCGCCATCCGGGAAAACGAGGAGCGCGCCGTCGCCATCGGCTACAACACGTATCTGTACAAGCTCGGGGCCTTCGCCATCAGCGGCTTCTTCGCTGCCGTCGCCGGTGGCCTATTCGCCGGCTTCAAGCGCTCGGCAAGCCCGGAGAACTCCTTTTACTTCCTGGTGACCGGTGACGCCCTGCTGGCGAGCATCATCGGTGGCTTCGGGACGCTCGCCGGTTCGCTGTACGGCCACCTGTTCGACGAGACAGTTCGGGAGTTCCTCTCGAAGGCCGGGCAGGGCGGCGGCCTGTTGCCCTATCTCCGTGCGCTGCTGGGCCAGGAAACCCTTGACGCGACGCTGGTCGGGGACACGACCATCGGCGGCCTCATCGATCTGCTGTTGAACGGCCACGCGAGCCTCTACGTGGGTCTCGTGTTCGTGCTGTTCGTCCTCTACGTCCCCGACGGCCTGCTCGGGACGCTTCGGGCGCGTCTCGGCGGGACGTTCGCCGAGGCGTTGCCGGCGAAGCTCTGGGGTGATTCGGAATGA
- a CDS encoding branched-chain amino acid ABC transporter permease: protein MIVEALAEFLTLGELGGVIVNGLAKSALYVMIASGLTLIFGLMGVLNFAHGSLTMVGAYLGGLLMVVTVTGGTAPLTRLGLFFVAIVIVFALLTVLGGAIETTIIRPLYDRPPIYQILLTFGLTLVIEEVVRIVLGVYGLQPLSDWQAALATKPQILREPVALGPVSAGWMSLFQILLGTITVVGIWAFLTKTRYGLYIRAGSEDTEMASALGIDVRQVFTVVFALGIGLAGAAGTLLMWDPTWGASVPLAAETLLPAFIVVIVGGLGTFRGTVVAALVVGMADAVTTWWFQNVIEFTGLPELVLFLVLVVTLIVRPQGLFGVEEVGGH, encoded by the coding sequence ATGATCGTCGAAGCGCTCGCGGAGTTTCTGACCCTCGGTGAACTCGGCGGTGTCATCGTCAACGGACTCGCCAAGTCGGCGCTGTACGTGATGATTGCCAGTGGCCTCACACTCATCTTCGGCCTCATGGGCGTGCTGAACTTCGCCCACGGGTCGCTGACGATGGTCGGGGCGTACCTCGGCGGCCTCCTGATGGTGGTCACAGTCACAGGCGGGACAGCGCCGCTGACCCGTCTCGGTCTGTTTTTTGTCGCTATCGTCATCGTCTTTGCGCTGTTGACAGTGCTGGGCGGGGCTATCGAGACAACCATCATCCGGCCGCTGTACGACCGGCCGCCGATATACCAGATCCTGCTGACGTTCGGCCTGACGCTCGTCATCGAGGAGGTCGTTCGCATTGTACTGGGAGTCTACGGCCTCCAGCCGCTGTCGGACTGGCAGGCCGCACTGGCGACCAAGCCACAGATCCTGCGCGAGCCAGTCGCACTCGGTCCCGTCAGCGCCGGCTGGATGTCGCTGTTCCAGATACTCCTTGGAACAATCACCGTGGTCGGCATCTGGGCGTTCCTCACCAAGACCCGTTATGGCCTGTACATCCGGGCCGGCAGCGAGGACACGGAGATGGCGTCGGCGCTTGGCATCGACGTTCGCCAGGTGTTTACCGTCGTGTTCGCGCTGGGTATCGGTCTGGCCGGCGCGGCCGGAACACTGCTGATGTGGGACCCGACGTGGGGTGCGAGCGTCCCGCTCGCGGCCGAGACGCTGCTGCCGGCGTTCATCGTCGTCATTGTGGGCGGCCTCGGAACGTTCCGTGGCACCGTCGTCGCCGCACTGGTCGTCGGGATGGCCGACGCGGTGACGACTTGGTGGTTCCAGAACGTCATCGAGTTCACGGGCCTGCCGGAACTCGTGCTGTTCCTGGTCCTCGTGGTGACGCTCATCGTCCGCCCGCAGGGCCTGTTCGGCGTCGAGGAGGTGGGGGGCCATTAG
- a CDS encoding ABC transporter ATP-binding protein, whose protein sequence is MSLLELGGVHTYYGDSHILEGVDLSVEEGEVVALAGRNGVGKTTTLRTILQLTPPREGSITFRGESLVGLETHEVATRGLGWIPEDRRMFSQLSVEENLRAAIPDPDDVNDGLQLAFDSFPILEERRGQDAGTLSGGQQQMLAIARGLVGDNDLLLVDEPSEGLAPQIVADVAEALSKASEDVTMLLVEQNLPLALDLADRFYILDKGRVVDDGETAAVTADDERFRRYLSA, encoded by the coding sequence GTGAGCCTCCTCGAACTCGGCGGCGTCCACACGTACTACGGCGACAGCCACATCCTCGAAGGCGTGGACCTCTCCGTCGAGGAGGGGGAGGTGGTCGCGCTGGCCGGCCGCAACGGCGTCGGCAAGACGACGACGCTCCGGACCATCCTGCAACTGACGCCACCTCGCGAGGGGTCGATTACGTTCCGCGGCGAGTCGCTGGTCGGGCTGGAGACACACGAGGTCGCGACTCGGGGACTGGGTTGGATTCCCGAGGACCGTCGGATGTTCAGCCAACTCAGTGTCGAGGAGAACCTCCGGGCGGCGATACCGGACCCGGACGACGTGAACGACGGTCTGCAACTGGCGTTCGATTCGTTCCCGATTCTCGAAGAGCGGCGGGGGCAGGACGCCGGCACGCTATCGGGTGGCCAACAGCAGATGCTCGCCATCGCTCGCGGGCTGGTCGGCGATAACGACCTGTTATTGGTCGACGAACCGAGTGAGGGACTGGCCCCGCAGATCGTCGCCGACGTTGCCGAGGCGCTGTCGAAGGCGAGCGAGGATGTGACGATGCTGCTGGTCGAGCAGAACCTCCCGCTGGCGCTCGATTTAGCCGACCGGTTCTACATCCTCGATAAGGGCCGCGTCGTCGACGACGGCGAGACGGCGGCGGTGACGGCTGACGACGAGCGGTTCAGGAGGTATCTGTCGGCATGA
- a CDS encoding ABC transporter ATP-binding protein yields the protein MLRTQGLTREFGGLTAVDSVDFELEAELCSLIGPNGAGKTTFFNLLTGSLSPTEGTVELRRDGQWEDITDASPHETASKGLHRSYQVTNVFPNSTVLENVRVAEQAHSDDATTFWRNVDHYDEFTERAHEILDRVGLSHRAEDLASTLSHGAKRKLEVAIALAGDPAVLLLDEPNAGVSSESVDEIRGLIEAVAEDYPVLLVEHNMDIVMGVSDRVVVLHQGAVIADGAPAEVRANPDVQSAYLGGYEPGSLDGDTTPTGSEPDSEEGTA from the coding sequence ATGCTCAGAACACAGGGACTGACCAGAGAGTTCGGGGGACTTACCGCTGTCGACAGCGTCGACTTCGAACTCGAAGCGGAACTGTGCTCACTTATCGGCCCGAACGGGGCCGGCAAGACGACGTTCTTCAATCTCCTGACCGGGAGCCTCTCGCCCACCGAGGGGACGGTCGAACTCCGGCGTGACGGACAGTGGGAGGACATCACCGACGCGTCGCCTCACGAGACGGCCAGCAAGGGCCTCCACCGCTCCTATCAGGTGACGAATGTCTTCCCCAACAGCACGGTCTTGGAGAACGTCCGGGTTGCCGAGCAGGCCCACAGCGACGACGCTACAACGTTCTGGCGCAACGTCGACCACTACGACGAGTTCACCGAGCGGGCCCACGAGATTCTGGATCGGGTGGGGCTCTCCCACCGGGCCGAGGACCTCGCGAGCACGCTGAGCCACGGCGCAAAGCGCAAACTCGAAGTCGCCATCGCGCTGGCCGGCGACCCCGCGGTGCTCCTGCTGGACGAGCCAAACGCCGGCGTCTCTTCGGAGAGTGTCGACGAAATCCGGGGCCTCATCGAAGCGGTTGCGGAGGACTACCCGGTGTTGCTGGTCGAGCACAACATGGACATCGTGATGGGCGTTTCCGACCGCGTCGTCGTGCTCCATCAGGGTGCGGTCATCGCCGACGGAGCGCCGGCAGAGGTACGGGCTAACCCCGACGTACAATCGGCGTATCTCGGCGGCTACGAACCGGGCAGTCTGGACGGCGATACAACTCCGACCGGGTCAGAACCGGACTCGGAGGAGGGGACGGCGTGA
- a CDS encoding ABC transporter substrate-binding protein has translation MQNTATRRRVLGALGAGVVGLSGCVSDDSSMTEQDDSDGGTTDSGTNGESGDGGSAQTVNIGVLQPRAGDLKYYGDQSLWGFLSGLAYKGDTDPPTEPGSGEVTITAGDTEYRLLIRDTEFSADTAQTAATNLVENEDVDMLAGCASSAVASRVVTTVVNQAQVPIMLGPAASADITSNSDTCSDLVYRASENTAMDARSGGKYVARETDVSSVYLFGADYSFGRAVVNNYRDVLEAEGVDIVGERFVEQGYAEWEGLLDNAEEAGAEGVVGGFTVATLPAMFNAFLSGEYSYRVFGGFATRITNSVVGGTMQSVLGEPLTAEKIRDSHLGPFTTRYHWNQYDNPINDAFVDSYTSAYGVVPDLFSAGTFTGASAIHQAVQQSGSTEGADIADALKGMTVTDTPKGEGGYTFQEYNNQARSAMTVANPIPTTDEWAGNWGAAIMPGEPLARISADETTIPQDSDQMDCSL, from the coding sequence ATGCAGAATACGGCTACACGGAGGCGCGTTCTCGGCGCGCTCGGTGCCGGTGTTGTTGGACTCAGCGGCTGCGTCAGTGACGACTCATCCATGACTGAACAGGACGATTCGGACGGCGGCACGACGGACAGTGGCACAAACGGTGAATCAGGCGACGGTGGTTCCGCACAGACGGTCAACATCGGCGTCCTTCAGCCCCGCGCTGGTGATCTGAAATACTACGGCGACCAGTCCCTGTGGGGGTTCCTCTCCGGGCTGGCGTATAAAGGTGATACCGACCCGCCGACCGAGCCCGGCAGCGGCGAGGTGACCATCACCGCCGGTGACACGGAGTACCGCCTGCTAATACGGGACACGGAGTTCTCGGCAGACACGGCTCAGACGGCGGCGACGAACCTCGTCGAGAACGAGGACGTAGATATGCTCGCCGGCTGTGCGTCCTCGGCGGTCGCCAGCCGGGTCGTCACGACGGTCGTCAATCAGGCGCAGGTCCCCATCATGCTCGGGCCGGCGGCGTCGGCAGACATCACGTCAAACTCGGATACCTGTAGCGACCTCGTCTACCGAGCAAGCGAGAACACCGCAATGGACGCCCGCTCGGGTGGCAAGTACGTTGCCAGAGAAACGGACGTGTCGAGCGTCTACCTGTTCGGCGCGGACTACAGTTTCGGCCGCGCGGTCGTCAACAACTACCGGGACGTGCTGGAAGCCGAAGGGGTCGATATCGTCGGCGAGCGTTTCGTTGAACAGGGATACGCCGAGTGGGAGGGGCTGCTGGACAACGCCGAAGAAGCGGGTGCAGAGGGTGTTGTAGGCGGGTTCACCGTCGCGACGCTTCCCGCGATGTTCAACGCCTTCCTCTCGGGTGAGTACTCCTATCGGGTGTTCGGCGGGTTCGCCACCAGAATCACCAACAGCGTCGTCGGCGGGACAATGCAGAGCGTGCTCGGCGAGCCCCTGACAGCCGAGAAGATCAGGGACTCACATCTCGGGCCGTTCACGACCCGGTATCACTGGAACCAGTACGACAACCCAATCAACGATGCGTTTGTCGACAGCTACACCAGCGCCTACGGCGTCGTCCCGGACCTGTTCTCAGCGGGGACTTTCACCGGCGCGTCGGCGATCCATCAGGCGGTTCAGCAGAGCGGGTCGACCGAGGGCGCGGACATCGCCGACGCCCTGAAAGGAATGACCGTCACCGACACGCCGAAAGGCGAGGGCGGCTACACCTTCCAGGAATACAACAATCAGGCGCGCTCGGCCATGACCGTCGCGAACCCGATTCCCACGACCGACGAGTGGGCCGGCAACTGGGGCGCCGCCATCATGCCCGGCGAACCGCTCGCCCGTATCAGTGCCGACGAGACGACCATCCCGCAGGACAGCGACCAGATGGACTGTTCATTGTAG
- a CDS encoding cupin domain-containing protein: MPSQITGRPLSDAGKPTAGPALEIDPEGRAMGLFSDSPHALASSPGMGMWSTILQYPESGADGTPAMLVWLSPEATTLPAHVHTSSTETFRPVEGELTVVVDDTPQHLATGEELTVEPGDPHYFRNDTDDFVAFRVEVPWTKTIDTQYMVAGLDHEGYLGADGEYGEPGFVQGLLLAEYVNDETRIAVAPQIVQRLLWASVGRIARLTGRSAMDERYLRDRFWESNVEQPDI; encoded by the coding sequence ATGCCCTCTCAGATTACAGGCCGACCACTTAGCGACGCCGGTAAGCCGACTGCGGGGCCGGCGCTCGAAATTGACCCGGAAGGACGCGCTATGGGGCTGTTTTCGGATTCTCCCCATGCACTCGCATCGAGTCCGGGCATGGGAATGTGGTCGACGATACTGCAGTACCCGGAATCAGGCGCGGACGGCACTCCCGCCATGCTTGTCTGGCTGAGTCCAGAGGCCACGACACTGCCGGCGCACGTACATACGAGCAGCACAGAGACTTTTCGACCGGTCGAAGGGGAACTGACTGTTGTCGTCGATGACACTCCCCAACACCTCGCTACTGGAGAGGAACTCACGGTTGAACCGGGAGACCCGCATTACTTTAGAAACGATACTGACGATTTCGTTGCGTTCCGGGTGGAAGTCCCATGGACGAAGACAATCGACACGCAATACATGGTTGCAGGACTCGATCACGAGGGATATCTTGGTGCTGATGGCGAATACGGGGAACCCGGTTTCGTGCAGGGACTGTTGCTGGCCGAGTACGTCAACGACGAGACTCGGATTGCCGTTGCGCCACAGATCGTTCAGCGGCTACTCTGGGCTTCCGTCGGCCGAATCGCGCGCCTGACTGGTCGTAGCGCGATGGACGAACGGTACTTACGAGACCGGTTCTGGGAATCGAACGTCGAGCAACCGGATATCTGA
- a CDS encoding helix-turn-helix domain-containing protein: MIDIALDMEQYDCPFIDTTADHDVAFAAVHWDFDQRARELETRMVVEAEDAGVLDTGLNSLQAHENMNDCALLRREDNAAHIRTTIEETAAMQTIRDNGGYITGPFHIEAGSETWHVGFDRGRDADTTLSELDRDNEYDVVERTSATLPQLQDLVQNAGAAMTLVDGCRDLSDTERETLETAVSEGYFESPRDATLGSLAEDFGVSKPAVSKNLRRGERKMIERVVEALDDIED; this comes from the coding sequence ATGATAGATATCGCTCTGGACATGGAGCAGTACGACTGCCCCTTCATCGACACGACGGCAGACCACGACGTCGCCTTTGCAGCGGTACACTGGGACTTCGACCAGCGCGCGCGGGAGTTGGAGACGCGGATGGTCGTCGAGGCCGAGGACGCGGGGGTACTCGATACGGGGCTAAACAGCTTGCAGGCCCACGAGAACATGAACGACTGTGCCCTGTTGCGCCGGGAAGACAACGCGGCTCACATCAGGACGACTATCGAAGAAACGGCGGCGATGCAGACCATCAGGGACAACGGCGGCTACATCACCGGGCCGTTCCACATCGAGGCGGGCAGCGAGACTTGGCACGTCGGCTTCGACCGCGGCCGGGACGCCGACACGACCCTCTCGGAACTTGACCGTGACAACGAGTACGACGTGGTCGAACGCACGTCGGCGACGCTCCCACAGCTGCAGGATCTCGTGCAGAATGCCGGCGCGGCGATGACGCTCGTGGACGGCTGTCGTGACCTCTCGGATACCGAACGCGAGACGCTGGAAACTGCCGTCTCCGAAGGGTACTTCGAGTCACCCCGTGATGCGACACTGGGGTCGCTGGCCGAGGACTTCGGCGTGTCCAAACCTGCCGTCTCGAAGAACCTCCGACGCGGCGAGCGGAAGATGATCGAACGCGTCGTCGAAGCGCTGGACGACATCGAGGACTGA